In the genome of Rhodospirillales bacterium, the window GCTGATGGAAAAAAGGGGTTTGCTGACCGGACAGGAGTAAGGGACGAATGACCAGCATCGGCCACGGGGACACGGCGATGGCCCGGTACCTTACGCCCGAGGAACTGGAACGAAGCGTTGTCATTACGGATCCGTCACGAATCGACAATCCGATCATCTTCGTGAGTGACGAGTTCGAGCGGCAGACGGGCTTCCCTCCGGAAGAGGCGCTGGGACGCAACTGCCGCTTTCTGCAAGGCCCCGGGACCGATCCGGCCGCAATCAAAGCCATACGCGAGGCGCTGGATTCCCGTGCCGAGATTACCATCGATATCCTGAACTATCGGCGGAATGGCGCCGAGTTCTGGAACCGATTGCGCATCCGGCCGCTCTTCGACGATGCCGGCAGGCTCTTGTACTTCGTCGGCGCCCAGAACCCCATCCCGACG includes:
- a CDS encoding PAS domain-containing protein gives rise to the protein MTSIGHGDTAMARYLTPEELERSVVITDPSRIDNPIIFVSDEFERQTGFPPEEALGRNCRFLQGPGTDPAAIKAIREALDSRAEITIDILNYRRNGAEFWNRLRIRPLFDDAGRLLYFVGAQNPIPTSEVRLLPINAVFD